From one Azospirillum ramasamyi genomic stretch:
- a CDS encoding GFA family protein, translating into MNGSANGRESGGGQGPALSGGCLCSGVRFLLAERPDGVVTCHCGQCRRFHGHIGAYITVPRDTVIFDAAETLTWYRSSDFAERGFCGRCGSSLFWKGDGKSEIEITAGSLDQPTGLKTLRHGYVAGKADYYEITDGLERFPGSSESE; encoded by the coding sequence ATGAACGGCAGCGCAAACGGACGGGAAAGCGGCGGTGGACAGGGGCCGGCGCTGTCCGGGGGCTGCCTGTGCAGCGGCGTTCGCTTCCTGCTGGCCGAGCGGCCGGACGGAGTCGTCACCTGCCATTGCGGGCAATGCCGACGCTTCCACGGCCATATCGGCGCCTACATCACCGTTCCCCGCGACACCGTCATCTTCGATGCGGCCGAAACATTGACCTGGTACCGCTCGTCCGACTTCGCGGAGCGGGGCTTCTGCGGCCGTTGCGGGTCCTCCCTGTTCTGGAAGGGCGACGGCAAGTCGGAGATCGAAATCACCGCCGGCAGCCTGGATCAACCGACCGGGCTGAAGACGCTCCGCCACGGCTATGTCGCGGGCAAGGCCGATTACTATGAGATCACCGACGGTCTGGAGCGGTTTCCCGGCTCGTCCGAGTCCGAATGA
- the pgsA gene encoding CDP-diacylglycerol--glycerol-3-phosphate 3-phosphatidyltransferase produces the protein MLTSLPNLLTLSRIAVIPVVVGLFYVPEAWAAYTACSLYAAACITDWFDGYLARAWAQESVIGKFLDPIADKLLVAATLIMLAGFHRLTGLSILPAVVILLREVLVSGLREYLAGLHVGVPVTWLAKWKTTIQMIALGFLIVGDYGPAEVPVTIIGTVGLWIAAALTFYTGWDYMRAGLTHMMAQQPAKPGSARSARSAG, from the coding sequence ATGCTGACCAGCCTGCCCAACCTGCTGACCCTGTCGCGCATCGCGGTGATCCCGGTGGTGGTCGGGCTGTTCTATGTGCCGGAGGCCTGGGCCGCCTATACCGCCTGCTCGCTCTATGCCGCCGCCTGCATCACCGACTGGTTCGACGGCTATCTCGCGCGCGCCTGGGCGCAGGAAAGCGTGATCGGCAAGTTCCTGGACCCCATCGCCGACAAGCTGCTGGTCGCGGCGACGCTGATCATGCTGGCGGGGTTCCACCGGCTGACCGGCCTGTCGATCCTGCCGGCCGTGGTGATTCTGCTGCGCGAGGTGCTGGTTTCGGGCCTGCGCGAGTATCTGGCCGGCCTGCATGTCGGCGTGCCGGTGACATGGCTGGCGAAATGGAAGACGACGATCCAGATGATCGCGCTGGGCTTCCTGATCGTCGGCGATTATGGTCCGGCCGAAGTGCCGGTGACCATCATCGGCACGGTGGGTCTGTGGATCGCCGCGGCCCTGACCTTCTACACCGGGTGGGATTACATGCGTGCCGGACTGACTCACATGATGGCCCAACAGCCGGCGAAGCCCGGCTCCGCCCGTTCCGCCCGCAGCGCCGGTTGA
- a CDS encoding HAD hydrolase-like protein: MDDAPSNRPQALDRRGYELAIFDFDGTLADSFPWFIGVLNGVADRYGFNRVRPDEVEQLRGYDARQIMRHLRVPSWKLPFIANHMRRLMARDIHGIRLFDGVPDMLRALDGRGVTVAIVSSNSAANIRAILGPDAAGQVAHYGCGASLFGKAAKFRRMLQVTGVPADRAIAIGDEVRDIDAARKAGIGCAAVTWGYARGDALAARRPDRLLSRVEEIAGLFGG, from the coding sequence ATGGACGACGCACCTTCCAACCGGCCGCAGGCGCTCGATCGCCGCGGCTACGAACTCGCGATCTTCGATTTCGACGGCACGCTGGCCGATTCCTTTCCCTGGTTCATCGGCGTTCTGAACGGTGTCGCCGACCGCTACGGCTTCAACCGGGTACGGCCGGACGAGGTCGAACAGCTGCGCGGATACGACGCGCGGCAGATCATGCGGCACCTGCGCGTGCCGTCCTGGAAGCTGCCCTTCATCGCCAACCACATGCGCCGCCTGATGGCGCGCGATATCCACGGCATCCGGCTGTTCGACGGGGTGCCGGACATGCTGCGCGCGCTGGACGGCCGGGGCGTGACCGTCGCCATCGTCAGTTCCAACTCGGCCGCGAACATCCGCGCCATCCTGGGACCGGACGCGGCGGGACAGGTGGCCCATTACGGCTGCGGCGCCTCGCTGTTCGGCAAGGCGGCGAAGTTCCGCAGGATGCTACAGGTGACGGGCGTTCCGGCCGACCGGGCGATCGCCATCGGTGACGAGGTGCGGGACATCGACGCGGCGCGGAAGGCGGGAATCGGCTGTGCCGCGGTGACCTGGGGCTATGCCCGCGGCGATGCGCTGGCGGCGCGGCGGCCGGATCGGCTGCTGAGCCGGGTGGAGGAGATTGCCGGGCTTTTCGGCGGCTGA
- a CDS encoding ABC transporter ATP-binding protein, whose protein sequence is MIVVEDIHVTFGRGTPLEKHALRGIDLTIPEGEFVTVIGSNGAGKSTFLGSLAGDVLAEQGCISIDGIDVTRWDTPRRAGLVARVFQDPMAGSCAALTIEENMALAAARGRRRGLGLALSGDRRRSFRDRIAALGLGLENRLQDRMGLLSGGQRQAVSLLMATLAGSKILLLDEHTAALDPATADFVLDLTRRIVRDNRLTTLMVTHSMRQALDFGDRTLMLHEGRVVLDVAGEERAGLDVPHLLALFAKQRGGVEISDDSLLIG, encoded by the coding sequence ATGATCGTCGTCGAGGACATCCATGTCACCTTCGGCCGCGGCACGCCGCTGGAGAAGCATGCGCTGCGCGGCATCGACCTGACCATCCCGGAGGGCGAGTTCGTCACCGTCATCGGCTCCAACGGCGCCGGCAAGTCGACCTTCCTCGGCTCGCTCGCCGGCGACGTGCTGGCGGAGCAGGGGTGCATCTCCATCGACGGCATCGACGTCACCCGCTGGGACACGCCGCGCCGGGCCGGGCTGGTCGCCCGCGTCTTCCAGGATCCGATGGCCGGCAGCTGCGCCGCCCTGACCATCGAAGAGAACATGGCGCTCGCCGCCGCACGCGGGCGCCGCCGCGGCCTGGGCCTCGCGCTGAGCGGCGACCGGCGCCGGAGCTTCCGCGACCGCATCGCGGCGCTCGGCCTCGGGCTGGAGAACCGGCTGCAGGACCGCATGGGCCTGCTGTCCGGCGGCCAGCGTCAGGCGGTCAGCCTGCTGATGGCGACGCTGGCCGGATCCAAGATTCTGCTTCTGGACGAACACACCGCCGCGCTCGATCCCGCCACCGCCGATTTCGTGCTGGACCTTACCCGCCGCATCGTCCGCGACAACCGGCTGACGACGCTGATGGTCACCCATTCCATGCGTCAGGCGCTCGACTTCGGCGACCGCACGCTGATGCTGCACGAGGGCCGCGTCGTGCTGGACGTGGCCGGCGAGGAGCGCGCCGGCCTGGACGTCCCGCATCTGCTGGCGCTGTTCGCCAAGCAGCGCGGCGGGGTGGAGATCAGCGACGACAGCCTGCTGATCGGCTAA
- a CDS encoding ABC transporter permease, translating to MTEIALFGAIEIGLVYALVAIGVYLSFRILDFPDLTVDGSFPLGAAVCAVLLIAGVNPWLASLAAALAGAAAGLVTATLNVRFKILHLLASILTMIALFSINLRVMGRPNVALLMQDTVLTPFYGLGIPDHIVRPLVVGAIVAVVVLLLARFLASEFGLAMRATGVNARMARAQGVNTDAHVYAGIALSNALTALAGALFAQTNGFADVTTGIGTIVVGLAAVIVGETVLPARALALALIGCVVGSILYRLAVQVALSADSIGLQASDLNLVTAVLVAVALILPRLKAKASRGAIRNPKVVK from the coding sequence ATGACCGAAATCGCCCTCTTCGGCGCCATCGAGATCGGCCTCGTCTATGCGCTGGTCGCCATCGGCGTCTATCTGTCCTTCCGCATCCTGGACTTTCCCGACCTGACGGTCGACGGAAGCTTCCCGCTGGGCGCGGCCGTCTGCGCGGTGCTGCTGATCGCCGGCGTCAATCCCTGGCTCGCCAGCCTCGCCGCGGCGCTGGCCGGCGCGGCGGCCGGGCTGGTGACGGCGACGCTGAACGTGCGCTTCAAGATCCTGCACCTGCTCGCCAGCATCCTGACGATGATCGCGCTGTTCTCGATCAATCTGCGGGTGATGGGGCGGCCCAACGTGGCGCTGCTGATGCAGGACACCGTGCTGACGCCCTTCTACGGGCTGGGGATCCCGGACCACATCGTCCGGCCGCTGGTGGTCGGCGCCATCGTGGCCGTGGTGGTTCTGCTGCTGGCCCGCTTCCTGGCGAGCGAGTTCGGGCTGGCGATGCGGGCGACCGGCGTGAATGCCCGGATGGCGCGCGCCCAGGGCGTCAACACCGACGCCCATGTCTATGCCGGCATCGCCCTGTCCAACGCGCTGACCGCCCTCGCCGGCGCGCTGTTCGCGCAGACCAACGGCTTTGCCGACGTCACCACCGGCATCGGCACCATCGTGGTCGGTCTTGCCGCGGTGATCGTCGGCGAGACGGTGCTGCCCGCCCGAGCCCTGGCGCTGGCGCTGATCGGCTGCGTCGTCGGGTCGATCCTCTACCGTCTGGCGGTGCAGGTGGCGCTGTCCGCCGACAGCATCGGCCTGCAGGCCTCCGACCTCAATCTGGTCACCGCGGTGCTGGTCGCCGTCGCCCTGATCCTGCCGCGCCTGAAGGCCAAGGCATCCCGCGGCGCCATCCGCAATCCGAAAGTCGTCAAATGA
- a CDS encoding monovalent cation:proton antiporter-2 (CPA2) family protein, with product MRRTDGGHMAELVTLVVLLAAMVIAVPVAKRFGFGAPLGYLAAGLAVGPAGLGLVINVSAISHASELGVVMLLFLIGLELRPARLWVMRKSVLGLGGAQVAITGAVIAGLCGWGLGLGWPTAVVLGFGLALSSTAMALPMMAERGLLANQSGRNAFSVLLFQDLAIIPAVALLPLLGKGSVPQADGPWLAVGKAAAAVAVVLIGGRYLLRPIFRAVDRAGAPEIFTATALLIVIGTAVLIQEAGLSMSLGAFMAGVLLSDSEYRHEVQADIEPFEGLLLGLFFVSVGMGANIPALLQKPVYFLGLALALLAVKALAMLVLARIAGVPWAGAMRMATVLSQGGEFGFVLFGLAVTGGTMAGEQASAAMLVVTLSMLATPFLFAAEERWLAPRLLAAKPKRSFDAMPDDNPRIIICGFGRVGQVVGRVLRMRGIPFTALEQSAAQVDFVRKFGSQAYYGDPARVELLRAAGADKAEVLVVALEDMEQSLRVVEVAKRHFPNLTIFARARNRRHVHHLMDRGVTHIVRETFDSSLRLTGDVLRQMGLAEGEVTRTLDTFRVHDERTLIRQHAVHNDEAKLIQSSRDAAAELLSLFEADRDDGVDGEAGSEAKA from the coding sequence ATGAGACGGACGGACGGCGGGCACATGGCGGAACTGGTGACGTTGGTCGTGCTGCTGGCGGCGATGGTGATCGCGGTGCCGGTGGCGAAAAGATTCGGGTTCGGCGCGCCGCTCGGATATCTGGCCGCCGGTCTGGCGGTGGGGCCGGCAGGTTTGGGGCTCGTCATCAATGTATCGGCGATCTCCCATGCCTCGGAACTCGGCGTCGTGATGCTGCTGTTCCTGATCGGGCTGGAGCTGAGACCGGCCCGCCTTTGGGTGATGCGCAAGTCGGTGCTGGGGCTGGGCGGGGCGCAGGTGGCGATCACCGGTGCCGTCATCGCCGGATTGTGCGGCTGGGGGCTGGGGCTGGGCTGGCCCACGGCGGTGGTGCTCGGTTTCGGCCTCGCCCTGTCCTCGACCGCGATGGCCCTGCCGATGATGGCGGAGCGCGGACTGCTGGCCAACCAGTCGGGGCGCAACGCCTTTTCCGTCCTGCTGTTCCAGGATCTCGCCATCATCCCCGCCGTGGCCCTGCTGCCCTTGCTGGGCAAGGGCAGTGTGCCGCAGGCCGACGGGCCGTGGCTGGCGGTCGGCAAGGCCGCCGCCGCCGTGGCCGTCGTGCTGATCGGCGGGCGTTATCTGCTGCGTCCGATTTTCCGCGCGGTCGACCGGGCCGGCGCTCCCGAGATCTTCACCGCGACCGCGCTGCTGATCGTTATCGGCACCGCCGTGCTGATACAGGAGGCCGGACTATCCATGTCGCTGGGCGCCTTCATGGCCGGCGTGCTGCTGTCCGATTCCGAATACCGGCACGAGGTGCAGGCCGATATCGAACCGTTCGAAGGGCTTCTGCTCGGCCTGTTCTTCGTTTCGGTGGGGATGGGCGCGAATATTCCGGCTCTGCTTCAGAAACCGGTCTACTTCCTCGGCCTCGCCCTGGCGCTTCTGGCGGTGAAGGCGCTGGCCATGCTGGTGCTCGCCCGCATCGCCGGGGTGCCCTGGGCCGGCGCGATGCGGATGGCGACGGTGCTGAGCCAGGGCGGCGAGTTCGGCTTCGTGCTGTTCGGGCTGGCGGTCACCGGCGGGACGATGGCCGGAGAACAGGCATCGGCTGCCATGCTGGTGGTCACCCTGTCCATGCTGGCGACCCCCTTCCTGTTCGCGGCGGAGGAGCGCTGGCTCGCCCCGCGCCTGTTGGCGGCGAAGCCCAAGCGGTCCTTCGATGCGATGCCCGACGACAATCCGCGGATCATCATCTGCGGCTTCGGCCGGGTGGGGCAGGTGGTCGGCCGCGTCCTGCGGATGCGCGGCATTCCCTTCACCGCGCTGGAGCAGAGCGCCGCCCAGGTCGATTTCGTCCGCAAGTTCGGCAGCCAGGCCTATTACGGCGATCCGGCCAGGGTGGAGCTTCTGCGCGCCGCCGGGGCGGACAAGGCCGAGGTGCTGGTGGTGGCGCTGGAGGACATGGAGCAGTCGCTGCGCGTGGTGGAGGTGGCGAAGCGGCATTTTCCCAACCTGACCATCTTCGCCCGTGCCCGCAACCGCCGCCATGTCCACCATCTGATGGACCGTGGCGTCACCCACATCGTGCGCGAGACCTTCGATTCCAGCCTGCGCCTGACCGGCGACGTGCTGCGGCAGATGGGGTTGGCGGAAGGGGAGGTGACACGGACGCTCGACACCTTCCGCGTCCATGACGAACGCACCCTGATCCGCCAGCATGCCGTCCACAACGACGAGGCGAAGCTGATCCAGAGTTCCCGCGACGCCGCCGCGGAGCTGTTGTCGCTGTTCGAGGCGGACCGGGATGACGGTGTGGACGGCGAAGCCGGCTCGGAGGCCAAGGCTTAG
- a CDS encoding SDR family oxidoreductase, with product MVEIKRKAALVTGAGKRIGRAIALDLAGQGWDVAVHYRSSREEADAVVAEIGRAGGRAMAFAADLDREAEVKALVPAVTEQLGPLTLLVNNASRFERDEVADVTRESWDAHMEANLRAPFVLSQDFASRLPEDERGLIVNVIDQRVWNPTPHFVSYTLSKMGLWALTRTMALALAPRIRVNGIGPGPTLRNDRQTEDEFAAQWDSTPLNRGTTPEEICAAIRFLIAAPAVTGQMIALDGGEHLGWAQPAHGFVPTE from the coding sequence ATGGTCGAGATCAAGAGGAAAGCGGCCCTCGTCACCGGGGCCGGCAAGCGCATCGGACGGGCCATCGCGCTCGATCTGGCGGGGCAGGGATGGGACGTCGCCGTCCATTACCGAAGCTCCCGCGAGGAGGCCGACGCCGTCGTCGCGGAGATCGGACGGGCGGGCGGGCGGGCCATGGCCTTCGCCGCCGACCTCGACCGCGAGGCGGAGGTGAAGGCGCTGGTGCCGGCAGTCACCGAGCAGCTCGGTCCGCTGACCCTGCTGGTCAACAACGCCTCCCGGTTCGAGCGCGACGAGGTCGCCGACGTGACCCGCGAATCGTGGGATGCCCACATGGAGGCGAACCTGCGGGCGCCCTTCGTGCTGTCGCAGGATTTCGCGTCACGGTTGCCGGAGGACGAACGGGGGTTGATCGTCAACGTGATCGACCAGCGGGTGTGGAATCCCACTCCGCATTTCGTTTCCTACACCCTGTCCAAGATGGGATTGTGGGCGCTGACCCGCACGATGGCGCTGGCGCTCGCCCCGCGCATCCGCGTCAACGGCATCGGTCCCGGCCCGACCCTGCGCAACGACCGGCAGACCGAGGACGAGTTTGCCGCCCAGTGGGACTCCACCCCGCTGAACCGCGGCACCACGCCGGAGGAAATCTGCGCCGCCATCCGCTTCCTGATCGCCGCCCCGGCGGTGACCGGCCAGATGATCGCGCTGGACGGTGGGGAGCATCTGGGATGGGCGCAGCCGGCGCATGGCTTCGTCCCCACCGAATAG
- a CDS encoding RSP_7527 family protein, translating into MNTHFNEVRDPRSQEEIMLAARRMRADFLRDLYLKLRATLSGGSDHRGPAALSPSAR; encoded by the coding sequence ATGAACACGCATTTCAATGAAGTCCGCGATCCTCGCAGCCAGGAGGAAATCATGCTGGCGGCCCGCCGGATGCGCGCCGATTTTCTGCGCGACCTGTACCTCAAGCTGCGCGCCACCCTGTCCGGCGGCAGCGATCATCGCGGCCCGGCGGCGTTGAGCCCGAGCGCGCGCTGA
- a CDS encoding DUF983 domain-containing protein yields the protein MSVGTEAAPSKFLASFRGLIGCCPNCGQGRLLRNFLKPVDRCAACGEAFGHLRADDAPPWMTILIVGHIVIPALLSVEQSYEPPTWVHLAVWPLLTLVLTLILLPRCKGLVLGLLWSTGAPGSERA from the coding sequence ATGTCCGTTGGAACCGAAGCGGCCCCGTCGAAGTTTCTCGCCTCCTTCCGCGGCCTGATCGGCTGCTGCCCCAACTGCGGGCAAGGCCGGCTGCTGCGGAACTTCCTGAAGCCGGTCGACCGCTGCGCCGCCTGCGGCGAGGCCTTCGGGCATCTGCGCGCCGACGACGCGCCGCCCTGGATGACGATCCTGATCGTCGGGCACATCGTCATCCCGGCCCTGCTGTCGGTCGAACAGAGCTATGAGCCGCCGACCTGGGTGCATCTGGCGGTTTGGCCGCTGCTGACGCTCGTGCTGACGCTGATCCTGCTGCCGCGCTGCAAGGGCTTGGTGCTGGGACTGCTGTGGAGCACCGGCGCACCGGGGTCGGAACGGGCCTGA
- the mobB gene encoding molybdopterin-guanine dinucleotide biosynthesis protein B produces MKIFGLTGWSGSGKTSLMVRLIPALTGRGLRVSTVKHAHKGFDIDHPGKDSHNHRVAGATEVLVSSPRRWALMHELRDGEPELTLDQLIGKVTPVDLLLIEGFKRDRHEKIEIWRAEVDKPLIAPDDPTIVAVASDGPVPGCPVPVLDLNDAEAVAAFVVKRCGLG; encoded by the coding sequence ATGAAGATTTTCGGGCTGACCGGCTGGAGCGGCAGCGGCAAGACCTCGCTCATGGTTCGTCTGATCCCGGCGCTGACCGGGCGGGGACTGCGGGTTTCGACGGTCAAGCATGCCCATAAGGGCTTCGACATCGACCATCCCGGCAAGGACAGCCACAACCACCGCGTCGCCGGCGCGACGGAGGTGCTGGTCAGCTCCCCCCGCCGCTGGGCCCTGATGCACGAACTGCGCGACGGCGAGCCGGAACTGACGCTGGACCAGCTGATCGGCAAGGTCACCCCGGTGGACCTGCTGCTGATCGAGGGATTCAAGCGCGACCGGCACGAGAAGATCGAGATCTGGCGGGCGGAAGTGGACAAGCCGCTGATCGCGCCGGACGACCCCACCATCGTCGCCGTGGCGAGCGACGGCCCTGTCCCCGGCTGTCCGGTGCCGGTCCTCGACCTGAACGACGCGGAGGCGGTCGCCGCCTTTGTGGTGAAGCGTTGCGGGCTGGGGTGA
- the uvrC gene encoding excinuclease ABC subunit UvrC: MPSADAAAGESAAARPKRRPADITRGVEIIREHLKTLPQTPGVYRMLAGDGAVLYVGKARNLKRRVTNYTQVAKLPVRLQRMVAETETMEFVNTHTEVEALLLESNLIKKLMPRYNVLLRDDKTFPHIMITRDHDYPQLTKHRGARGRDADYFGPFASAGAVNRTITALQRAFLLRNCADTVFASRTRPCLQYQIKRCTAPCVGRVTPAEYQAQVNQARAFLSGKSRDIQTEFADRMMAASDAMDFETAARYRDRIRALTAIQAHQDINVEGVVEDADVIAAYAEGGVTCIQVFFFRGGRNYGNRAYFPSHDKAAETEEVLAAFIAQFYENKAAPPLVLVSHALPELDLLSEAMAVRAGHKVELAEPKRGEKRRIVEHALTNAREAHGRRLAESSSQARLLEGVAAAFGMDAPPERVEVYDNSHIQGAHAIGAMIVAGPDGFIKNAYRKFNIREQGAAGDDFAMMREVLTRRFGRAVKEDPERSQGSWPDLVLIDGGLGQLNVALEVFAELGIDDVTLVGIAKGPDRDAGREHFFMENRPPFQMEPRDPVLYFLQRLRDEAHRFAIGTHRAKRTKAIGKSPIDEIAGIGPARKKALLHHFGSGAAVARAGLADLEEVEGINRAVAKKIYDHFHPDG, from the coding sequence ATGCCCTCCGCCGATGCGGCGGCCGGCGAAAGCGCTGCCGCAAGGCCGAAGCGGCGCCCGGCCGACATCACCCGGGGCGTCGAGATCATTCGTGAGCATCTGAAGACGCTGCCGCAGACGCCGGGCGTCTACCGCATGCTGGCGGGCGACGGGGCGGTCCTGTATGTGGGCAAGGCGCGCAACCTGAAGCGCCGGGTGACCAACTACACCCAGGTGGCAAAGCTGCCGGTCAGGCTCCAGCGCATGGTCGCGGAGACCGAGACGATGGAGTTCGTCAACACCCACACCGAGGTGGAGGCGCTGCTTCTCGAATCGAACCTGATCAAGAAGCTGATGCCCCGGTACAACGTGCTGTTGCGGGACGACAAGACGTTTCCGCACATCATGATAACCAGGGACCACGACTATCCGCAGCTGACCAAGCATCGCGGCGCCCGCGGGCGCGACGCCGACTATTTCGGTCCCTTCGCCTCGGCAGGGGCGGTGAACCGGACGATCACGGCGCTGCAGCGCGCCTTCCTGCTGCGCAACTGCGCCGACACCGTGTTCGCCAGCCGCACGCGGCCCTGCCTGCAATACCAGATCAAGCGCTGCACGGCGCCCTGCGTCGGCCGGGTCACGCCGGCGGAATACCAGGCGCAGGTGAATCAGGCGCGCGCCTTCCTGTCGGGCAAGAGCCGCGACATCCAGACGGAATTCGCCGACCGGATGATGGCCGCCTCCGACGCCATGGATTTCGAGACGGCGGCGCGCTACCGCGACCGTATCCGCGCGCTGACCGCCATCCAGGCCCACCAGGACATCAATGTCGAGGGGGTGGTGGAGGATGCCGACGTCATCGCGGCCTATGCCGAAGGCGGCGTGACCTGCATCCAGGTGTTCTTCTTCCGCGGCGGGCGCAACTACGGCAACCGCGCCTATTTCCCCAGCCACGACAAGGCCGCGGAGACCGAAGAGGTGCTGGCCGCCTTCATCGCCCAGTTCTACGAGAACAAAGCCGCGCCGCCGCTGGTACTGGTCAGCCACGCCCTGCCGGAACTGGACCTGCTGAGCGAGGCGATGGCGGTGCGCGCCGGCCACAAGGTCGAACTGGCGGAGCCCAAGCGCGGCGAGAAGCGCCGGATCGTCGAGCACGCCCTGACCAACGCGCGCGAGGCGCATGGGCGGCGTCTGGCCGAAAGCTCCAGCCAGGCGCGTCTGCTGGAAGGGGTGGCCGCCGCCTTCGGCATGGATGCGCCGCCGGAGCGGGTCGAGGTCTACGACAACTCCCACATCCAGGGGGCGCACGCCATCGGCGCGATGATCGTCGCCGGACCGGACGGATTCATCAAGAACGCCTACCGCAAGTTCAACATCCGGGAGCAGGGCGCGGCCGGCGACGACTTCGCCATGATGCGCGAGGTGCTGACCCGCCGATTCGGCCGGGCGGTGAAGGAAGACCCGGAGCGCAGCCAGGGAAGCTGGCCCGATCTGGTGCTGATCGACGGCGGGCTGGGCCAGCTGAACGTGGCGCTGGAGGTGTTCGCGGAGTTGGGAATCGACGACGTGACGCTGGTCGGCATCGCCAAGGGGCCGGACCGCGACGCCGGGCGGGAGCATTTCTTCATGGAGAATCGTCCGCCCTTCCAGATGGAACCGCGCGACCCGGTGTTGTATTTCCTGCAGCGGCTGCGCGACGAGGCGCACCGCTTCGCCATCGGCACCCACCGGGCGAAGCGGACGAAAGCCATCGGCAAGTCGCCGATCGACGAAATCGCGGGAATCGGCCCCGCCCGGAAGAAGGCCCTGCTGCACCATTTCGGCAGCGGAGCGGCGGTTGCGCGGGCCGGATTGGCCGATCTTGAAGAGGTGGAAGGGATCAATCGTGCCGTTGCGAAAAAGATATACGATCACTTCCATCCCGATGGTTAG
- a CDS encoding ABC transporter substrate-binding protein codes for MSFTRLLCAAAALAAFVGPFAAPVEALAQSKTVAITAIVQHPALDATRDGVVEALKEAGFDQGQNLKVEYQSAQGNPATAAQIARQFAGSRPDVIVPISTPSAQAVAAATRDIPVVFTAVTDPVSAQLVKSMDKPGANITGLSDMAPVAEHVALIREILPQAKRIGVLYNPGEPNSVVLVKALKDEAAKAGLTVVEASVPKSSDAQQAVRSLVGKADAVYIPLDNTVVSALESVIAVGQQAKLPIFSADTDSVARGTAASIGFDYFQVGKQTGAVVARVLKGEKPGDLPVELAKGTDLFVNPKSAAAMGVTLPESVMKRATKVVGQ; via the coding sequence ATGTCCTTCACCCGTCTGTTGTGCGCCGCCGCGGCACTCGCCGCCTTCGTCGGTCCGTTCGCCGCCCCGGTCGAGGCGCTGGCGCAGAGCAAGACCGTCGCTATCACCGCCATCGTGCAGCACCCGGCGCTCGACGCGACACGCGACGGCGTGGTGGAGGCGCTGAAGGAGGCCGGCTTCGACCAGGGCCAGAACCTGAAGGTCGAATACCAGAGCGCGCAGGGCAACCCGGCCACCGCCGCCCAGATCGCCCGCCAGTTCGCCGGATCGCGCCCCGACGTGATCGTGCCGATCTCCACCCCCTCGGCCCAGGCCGTGGCGGCGGCGACCCGCGACATCCCGGTGGTCTTCACCGCGGTGACCGATCCGGTTTCGGCCCAGCTGGTGAAGTCGATGGACAAGCCCGGCGCCAACATCACCGGCCTGTCCGACATGGCCCCGGTGGCCGAGCATGTCGCGCTGATCCGCGAGATCCTGCCGCAGGCCAAGCGCATCGGCGTGCTCTACAACCCCGGCGAACCGAACTCCGTCGTGCTGGTCAAGGCGCTGAAGGACGAGGCGGCGAAGGCCGGCCTGACGGTGGTCGAGGCCTCCGTTCCGAAATCCTCGGACGCCCAGCAGGCCGTGCGCAGCCTCGTCGGCAAGGCCGATGCCGTCTATATCCCGTTGGACAACACGGTCGTCTCGGCCCTGGAGAGCGTGATCGCGGTCGGCCAGCAGGCCAAGCTGCCGATCTTCTCCGCCGACACCGACAGCGTCGCCCGCGGCACGGCGGCGTCCATCGGCTTCGACTATTTCCAGGTCGGCAAGCAGACCGGCGCCGTCGTCGCCCGCGTCCTGAAGGGCGAGAAACCCGGCGACCTGCCGGTGGAGCTGGCCAAGGGCACCGACCTGTTCGTCAACCCGAAGTCCGCCGCCGCCATGGGCGTCACCCTGCCCGAATCGGTGATGAAGCGCGCGACGAAGGTGGTCGGGCAGTAA
- a CDS encoding GFA family protein, whose protein sequence is MAGASNSMTEHGSGENRIWTGGCLCGGVRYAIDVQPEPISFCHCGQCRRQHSHVGAYAGAPRAALRLLNDATLTWYVSSSRARRGFCVCCGAGLFWEALDQDRADGEPRITVTAGSLDDASGLRVERHIFVDHKGPYYDIGDDGVERRTSTGEVVA, encoded by the coding sequence ATGGCCGGCGCTTCAAATTCGATGACGGAGCATGGCAGCGGGGAGAATCGGATCTGGACCGGCGGATGCCTGTGCGGCGGCGTGCGCTATGCCATAGATGTCCAGCCGGAACCGATCTCCTTCTGCCACTGCGGTCAGTGCCGCCGCCAGCACAGCCATGTGGGGGCCTATGCCGGCGCGCCGCGTGCGGCGTTGCGTCTGCTCAACGACGCTACGCTGACGTGGTACGTCTCTTCAAGCCGGGCACGCCGCGGCTTCTGTGTGTGTTGCGGTGCAGGACTGTTCTGGGAGGCGCTGGACCAGGATCGGGCGGACGGCGAACCACGCATCACCGTGACCGCCGGAAGCCTGGACGATGCATCGGGTCTACGGGTGGAACGACACATCTTCGTCGACCACAAGGGGCCCTATTACGACATCGGCGACGACGGAGTCGAACGCCGGACCAGCACGGGGGAGGTCGTGGCATGA